The following nucleotide sequence is from Desulfobacterales bacterium.
GAAGGCGAAGGGGACGCTGGTACTAAAGCAACTTGTGTCCCCTTCTCCATCCCGCTCATCCCTGCCCTTCAATCTTGAACATCTGATCCGGCAAATCGTTCCCTTGATTTTTTAACTGCATCAAGAATATCGTTTGTGGTTGCCCTGGTATCAATACCTGGAACATCAAATGGTGATTTTGCGCTTTTTCTAAAAATGATTGAGAAAGTTTCCCCGCCTCTCCTTTTTATAACAACTTCTTCAGTTCGGGCGATATTAAGTATGCTGGCAAGGCGCTGTCTCGCTTCAGAATAAGTATATACTTTCATGATATTTACTCCAAAATTTTAATCCCCATTTTCCGGGCAATTCGTTTCATGCCACGGTCGAGAGTAAGTAACGGACTTCGAAGGTTATCAGCACATTCTAAAAAATAGGCATCATAGGCGTATATGTTAAATTCCGTGGCAATTTTTAAGGCGGATTTTATGTTGATGCTCCGCAAATCAACAGGTATATGTTGCACGATTTCCCACGACAAAGCCACCTCATCCGCCTGTAACGAGCCTTTTTTCAACATTGCCGTTAATGCGTTGCCAATCTCAAAAGGCAAAACTTCCGGAGAAACCAAATCACAGCTTCCAGTAAGTCGTATAATTAAATCCTTTTCCGGTTCATTTAATGCAACAGCAAGAAATGTATTTGTATCTGCAATGATTTTCATAGGTACAATTGTACGTGTTTATATTGTCTTTGTCAAGCTGCACATTGTGGCTTACGGGTATGCGGACAGGCAGATGGCAAAGCAGGTTCGGTGCCTGTGAGCTTACGATTCCACCACACAAGGTGTCTCTCCTCAAAGGCATCCTTTTCCCCAAACCATTTCTATGCCTGTTCTCCATTTAGAACATCGGAGCCCTTGTTGATGGCATCACCGGCCGCCTCACATTTTTGTCCATTTGTTTTCATTATTGTCGCAATCCGTACATGCAGTCCGCTTGCCGGTCTGCCCGCAACAGACCCTCTCCCGCGGTCACCTCTCGTATATCCTCACGGAATAACTCCTTTATTTTAAAAAATCGTGCCCTGGCACAACCCTTGCGAAGAGTGACTATAAATGTCACCCATCAGCCAATGAGGAAACCATGCACTCAGCAGTGTTACAGGAACGGACCGCACAGATTCACCGCAAGGGGGATGCGCCCCTTAATATTGATTGCAACAAGGACAGCCTGGCCGGGGCGGTGAGCCAGCGGGCCTGTGTTTTCTGCGGCTCCCGGGTGGTGCTCTACCCGATTGCCGACGCCCTGCACCTGGTCCACGGCCCGATCGGTTGCGCGGTCTACACCTGGGATATCCGCGGCGCCCTGTCCTCGGGCCCGGAGCTGCACCGGCTGTCGTTTTCCACTGATCTCCAGGAAATAGACGTGATCTTTGGCGGCGAGAAAAAGCTCCACGCGGCCCTGGTCGAGTTGATCGACCGGTACCAGCCCAAGGCCGC
It contains:
- a CDS encoding type II toxin-antitoxin system Phd/YefM family antitoxin, translated to MKVYTYSEARQRLASILNIARTEEVVIKRRGGETFSIIFRKSAKSPFDVPGIDTRATTNDILDAVKKSRERFAGSDVQD
- a CDS encoding type II toxin-antitoxin system VapC family toxin; protein product: MKIIADTNTFLAVALNEPEKDLIIRLTGSCDLVSPEVLPFEIGNALTAMLKKGSLQADEVALSWEIVQHIPVDLRSINIKSALKIATEFNIYAYDAYFLECADNLRSPLLTLDRGMKRIARKMGIKILE